Proteins encoded by one window of Lates calcarifer isolate ASB-BC8 linkage group LG5, TLL_Latcal_v3, whole genome shotgun sequence:
- the scpp9 gene encoding secretory calcium-binding phosphoprotein 9 translates to MKLLLTTFVATICYVSAGKRQRMMAAMNGGMMGGMNGGMMGGMNGGMVNGANPGMMAGGLNPPMVAGGGAGFIGQPQFAQFVPGVPAFVPAPVPNVYPVNALPVMGVPQMAPMNPQQPLMGITGGAVPQQLPIQPDPLRRFRRQIMTQGNTMRTTVDTQIPAPTDPTTTTLCDEDDHHEEN, encoded by the exons ATGAAGCTTCTCCTCACAACATTTGTAGCCACCATCTGCTAT GTCAGTGCAGGCAAG agacagaggatgatGGCAGCCATGAATGGAGGAATGATGGGCGGTATGAATGGAGGAATGATGGGTGGTATGAACGGAGGAATGGTAAATGGAGCAAACCCTGGGATGATGGCTGGAGGCCTAAACCCACCCATGGTAGCTGGTGGTGGAGCAGGTTTCATCGGGCAGCCCCAGTTTGCGCAG TTTGTTCCTGGAGTTCCTGCTTTTGTACCGGCCCCTGTTCCCAATGTGTACCCTGTCAATGCG CTTCCTGTCATGGGAGTCCCTCAGATGGCACCAATGAATCCTCAGCAGCCTCTGATG GGGATTACAGGGGGTGCCGTGCCACAGCAGCTTCCCATCCAGCCTGATCCACTCAGAAGATTCAGG CGTCAGATTATGACACAGGGTAACACCATGAGGACCACTGTGGATACTCAG ATTCCAGCTCCTACCGACCCAACAACAACCACTCTGTGCGATGAGGACGATCATCATGAGGAGAATTAA